Proteins co-encoded in one Saccharomyces mikatae IFO 1815 strain IFO1815 genome assembly, chromosome: 14 genomic window:
- the BIO3 gene encoding adenosylmethionine-8-amino-7-oxononanoate transaminase (similar to Saccharomyces cerevisiae BIO3 (YNR058W)) produces MSQEISYTPAVTELLDFDKKHIWHPYTSLKSPLNVYPVKSAHGCKLVLDTDSPVDVEVIDAMSSWWCVIHGYNNSELNEALTNQMLKFSHVLLGGFTHKGAVNLVQKLLKVIDEPTLQYCFLADSGSVAVEVALKMALQANMSEEATKNRTKFLTIKNGYHGDTFGAMSVCDPENSMHYIYKDRLSENIFAQAPSIIDGLPTSQNGFEDHWNEEEANDIKKQFELHSDEICAVILEPILQGAGGLRPYHPQFLIEVQKLCNQYDVLFIMDEIATGFGRTGEIFAFKHCQKYQDKLGISSAKQVNVVPDIMCVGKGLTSGYMTMSAVVVNDKVASRISSPNSPTGGCFMHGPTFMGNALACSVAEKSMDILLRGEWRNQVSRIESQIYRELYKYIKTPENGLIGTIVKRVSVIGAVGIVELYQKTDPEWFQKKFISKGVHIRPFNCLCYIMPPYVITTEEMSQVNQVLIEVLHEWKAHISQ; encoded by the coding sequence ATGTctcaagaaatttcatATACACCAGCTGTCACGGAGCTGCTAGATTTCGACAAAAAACATATTTGGCATCCTTACACGTCATTAAAATCTCCATTGAATGTCTATCCGGTGAAAAGTGCTCATGGATGCAAGCTCGTATTAGACACCGATTCACCAGTGGACGTCGAGGTGATCGATGCTATGTCGTCCTGGTGGTGTGTTATTCATGGATATAATAATTCAGAACTAAATGAAGCTCTTACCAACCAAATGCTCAAGTTTTCTCACGTGCTTCTTGGTGGGTTCACCCACAAGGGAGCGGTGAATCTTGTGCAAAAACTTCTAAAAGTGATAGACGAGCCTACTTTGCAGTATTGCTTTCTCGCAGATTCTGGCTCAGTAGCGGTCGAAGTGGCTTTGAAGATGGCTCTGCAAGCAAACATGTCAGAGGAAGCTACAAAAAACAGAACAAAGTTTCTGACAATCAAGAACGGGTACCATGGTGACACCTTTGGTGCCATGAGCGTGTGTGACCCCGAAAATTCTATGCACTACATCTACAAAGATCGTCTCAGTGAAAATATCTTTGCCCAGGCTCCTTCAATTATTGATGGACTTCCAACAAGTCAGAACGGTTTTGAGGATCATTGgaatgaagaagaagccaACGACATTAAGAAGCAATTTGAACTACATAGCGACGAGATTTGTGCTGTTATTTTGGAGCCTATCTTACAGGGTGCAGGAGGGTTAAGACCATACCACCCGCAATTTTTGATTGAAGTTCAGAAGCTGTGCAACCAGTACGATGTTTTATTTATCATGGATGAAATTGCCACTGGATTTGGCAGAACAGGTGAGATCTTCGCATTCAAGCACTGCCAAAAATACCAGGACAAACTTGGCATCAGTTCTGCTAAACAGGTGAATGTTGTTCCTGATATAATGTGCGTGGGAAAGGGCTTGACTAGTGGGTACATGACCATGAGTGCTGTAGTAGTCAACGACAAAGTCGCTTCCAGAATCTCTTCTCCAAACAGCCCTACTGGTGGCTGCTTTATGCACGGTCCAACGTTCATGGGCAATGCCTTAGCATGTAGCGTCGCAGAAAAGTCTATGGATATATTGTTACGTGGCGAATGGAGAAACCAAGTGTCTAGAATTGAAAGTCAAATCTACAGAGAATTGTACAAGTACATAAAAACCCCTGAAAACGGGCTCATTGGAACTATTGTTAAACGTGTATCTGTTATTGGCGCTGTCGGTATCGTGGAACTCTACCAGAAGACTGATCCTGAGtggtttcaaaagaagtttATTTCTAAAGGTGTACACATCCGGCCTTTTAACTGTCTGTGTTACATCATGCCACCTTATGTGATCACCACAGAGGAAATGTCACAGGTTAATCAAGTCTTGATAGAAGTCCTGCATGAGTGGAAAGCCCACATAAGCCAATGA
- the MNT4 gene encoding putative alpha-1,3-mannosyltransferase (similar to Saccharomyces cerevisiae MNT4 (YNR059W)) produces MLLRIRRTKKLALLLITLSLFLTFLFRFYRGRLLSSRLETHREDDLSEKSLCISKLLQSGESEKVNWINEFYEPNKWKNFVSYMNGGRKDVKTVSRSLSNLLLYRQCSKVTYNDQEVVLLRKAESRLFPYMNFTTLNGGESQDFWPVHTRFDGTVYRGQVLHFSTENNSFTGTSPVEFKANKPFWENWLNSALQRNSRGLVMSVSDYLVSDTIRLIRTLRLLNNSLPIEIVHKSDLDERYQQLLIISARESASLDYPPQELWFLDVQSMLSDDYLGKFKRFSNKWLAITFSSFQVPIFLDSDTVPFAPVDTLYQTDEFIRTGTLFFRDRSFPNSKLSLLQIKVLKQIINNSLGISLDSGQDFELLKNSLNDKIATNAIESLIFKQQKHHMDSGLLIFDKQKHFFCLPIAIMLQFSPIQEYFHGDKEWFWLSLLMSKEEFTFHPVEASNVGKLEKSRTPESAMICSIQLSHTDVHGSLLWLNGGLSVCKKACWDYDFIKHNNIAAKYKSVEELQKYYQSPVKLENIIIPDVDKSPWSQQNECVMYNYCTHYMKGKYGQLIEFTESQKEYYEKFVKLWNEVI; encoded by the coding sequence ATGCTTTTGCGCATACGGAGAACAAAGAAGCTGGCCCTATTGCTCATCACACTGTCGCTatttttaacttttctaTTTAGATTCTACCGAGGACGTCTGCTTTCTAGCCGTCTTGAAACACACAGAGAAGATGATCTTTCTGAAAAGTCGCTTTGCATTTCCAAACTGCTCCAATCGGGAGAAAGTGAGAAGGTAAATTGGATAAATGAGTTCTATGAACCGaacaaatggaaaaattttgtaTCTTACATGAATGGAGGTCGTAAAGATGTGAAAACGGTCTCTCGATCGCTATCCAATTTACTTTTGTATCGACAATGCTCCAAAGTCACTTATAATGATCAGGAAgttgttcttcttcgtaAGGCAGAAAGCAGGTTGTTTCCGTATATGAACTTCACAACTTTAAACGGGGGAGAATCTCAAGATTTTTGGCCAGTTCATACTCGATTTGACGGAACAGTATATCGTGGACAGGTGCTACATTTTTCTACTGAAAACAATTCCTTCACAGGAACTTCGCCGGTTGAGTTTAAGGCCAATAAACCATTCTGGGAAAACTGGTTGAACTCAGCTCTCCAAAGGAATTCAAGGGGCCTCGTAATGAGCGTATCAGATTACCTGGTGTCAGATACGATTCGATTAATAAGGACTTTGCGGCTGTTGAATAATTCTCTGCCCATTGAAATTGTCCATAAGTCGGATTTAGATGAGCGCTACCAACAGCTCCTGATAATATCCGCAAGGGAATCCGCATCCTTGGATTATCCTCCTCAAGAATTGTGGTTTCTAGACGTACAGAGCATGTTAAGTGACGACTATTTAGGAAAATTCAAACGATTTTCGAATAAATGGCTGGCAATTACCTTTTCCTCATTTCAAGTACCCATTTTTTTAGATTCTGACACCGTACCTTTCGCTCCAGTGGATACATTGTATCAAACGGACGAGTTTATAAGAACTGGCACACTCTTTTTTAGGGACAGAAGCTTTCCAAATTCCAAATTGAGTTTACTTCAGATCAAAGTCTTGAAGCAAATAATTAATAATAGCTTGGGCATATCCTTGGATTCGGGACAAGACTTCgaattgttgaagaatAGCCTAAACGATAAGATAGCAACTAATGCAATAGAGAGTTTGATTTTCAAGCAACAAAAGCATCATATGGATAGCGGCTTATTGATATTCGACAAGCAAAaacactttttttgtttaccCATCGCTATAATGCTGCAGTTTTCTCCCAttcaagaatattttcacGGTGATAAAGAATGGTTCTGGCTTAGTTTGCTCATgtctaaagaagaatttacTTTTCATCCGGTAGAGGCGTCAAATGTGGGAAAATTGGAGAAATCGAGGACTCCAGAAAGCGCTATGATCTGTTCTATCCAGCTATCTCACACAGACGTTCATGGTAGTCTTTTGTGGTTGAATGGCGGTCTATCTGTCTGTAAAAAAGCCTGCTGGGATTATGATTTTATCAAGCATAATAATATCGCGGCTAAATACAAGAGTGTTGAAGAATTACAGAAGTACTATCAATCCCCTGtaaaacttgaaaatattataaTCCCCGATGTTGATAAGTCTCCCTGGTCGCAACAGAATGAATGTGTTATGTACAACTACTGTACACATTATATGAAGGGAAAGTACGGACAATTGATAGAATTTACAGAATCTCAGAAAGAATATTACGAGAAATTTGTGAAATTATGGAACGAGGTTATATAG
- the FRE4 gene encoding ferric-chelate reductase (similar to Saccharomyces cerevisiae FRE4 (YNR060W)), which translates to MTMLVHIISFLVFFQFSVAKAPPGKTSLINTHERRSIYSCYVGLRKENWSFNGSAICRYEPAIQSMLYCLYEDTNEKGYSNKTLEKGFEEMRQFCYTAKFLNMTDAEFYTSLDNGTYYIQDQPKPNINITYPIRLNSTLRQAYYTAYYGYYYNHDIPYYFGGIMCAYFVGVMLFAGLIRFLNYTPLKKIIFKQKSINYVRGYATLPTLCKKHAEPFSYLKVITGYLPTRFETLVILGYLILHTIFMSYKYQYDPYRIIFSAHRAEVAHFVAYRSGILSFAHLPLIILFAGRNNFLQFISGLKHTSFIVFHKWLGRMMFLDAIIHAAGFTNYFLFYKRWETARVMIYWKFGIAATCLAAMMIFFSIAAFRRYCYETFITLHIVLAALFFYTCWEHVTSFSGIEWIYAAIAIWGVDRVVRVARIALLGLPKADLQLVGSDLVRVTVSKSEKFWKAKPGQYVFVSFLRPMCFWQSHPFTVMDSCVNDGEVVIILKAKKGVTKLVRKFVERKGGKATMRLAIEGPYGSKSTAHRFDNILLLAGGSGLPGPIAHAIALGKTTAASGTNFVQLVVAVRGLDMLNACKKELMVLKDLNVQVHIYNSKHETAFTEGASKELKYGQMTAEKTPSIVDNSEKALSESESTERSLPVDGVSATDFEFATFHAGRPNIEELLNRSVNHPGSLAVVCCGPPIFVDTARNQTAKAVIKNSSRVIEYLEEYQAW; encoded by the coding sequence ATGACGATGTTGGTGCATATTATATCTTTCCTTGTATTCTTCCAGTTTTCGGTCGCAAAAGCTCCACCAGGTAAAACCTCTCTAATAAATACTCATGAGAGGAGATCGATATATTCATGCTACGTGGGTTTACGTAAGGAAAACTGGAGTTTCAATGGGTCTGCTATATGTCGTTATGAGCCGGCAATCCAATCGATGCTTTACTGTCTTTACGAAGATACGAATGAGAAAGGATATTCAAACAAAACCCTGGAAAAAGGCTTCGAGGAAATGAGGCAGTTTTGTTACACAGCAAAGTTTCTGAACATGACTGATGCTGAGTTTTATACATCATTGGATAATGGAACGTACTATATTCAAGATCAACCCAAACCTAACATCAATATTACATATCCTATCAGACTCAATTCCACATTAAGACAAGCATATTATACTGCTTATTATGGCTATTACTATAATCATGATATTCCTTATTACTTTGGAGGCATTATGTGTGCATATTTCGTGGGCGTCATGCTCTTTGCAGGTTTAATTCGTTTCTTGAATTACACcccattaaaaaaaatcatattcAAGCAAAAGTCGATTAATTACGTGAGAGGTTATGCAACTCTACCGACCCTTTGCAAAAAGCACGCGGAACCTTTCTCGTACTTGAAAGTGATTACTGGTTACCTTCCAACTAGATTCGAAACTTTGGTTATTTTGGGCTATCTCATACTCCACACCATTTTCATGTCTTACAAATATCAATACGACCCTTATCGCATCATATTCTCTGCTCATAGGGCAGAAGTAGCACATTTTGTTGCATATAGAAGCGGTATACTTTCCTTTGCACACTTACCACTCATTATTCTATTTGCAGGAAGAAATAACTTTCTCCAATTTATTTCTGGTTTGAAGCACACTTCATTCATTGTGTTTCACAAGTGGCTAGGAAGAATGATGTTTCTTGACGCTATAATTCATGCTGCCGGTTTTACGAACTACTTCCTGTTCTATAAAAGATGGGAAACAGCTAGAGTAATGATATATTGGAAGTTTGGTATTGCTGCCACCTGTTTAGCGGCAAtgatgattttcttttcgatCGCGGCATTTAGGAGATACTGTTATGAAACTTTTATAACCCTTCATATAGTACTCGCCgcactatttttttataccTGTTGGGAACATGTTACTAGCTTTAGCGGTATCGAATGGATTTACGCGGCAATAGCAATTTGGGGCGTTGATAGAGTTGTACGTGTTGCTAGAATCGCACTTCTAGGGCTCCCTAAAGCTGACCTACAATTAGTTGGTTCTGATTTGGTCCGTGTGACAGTAAGCAAATCggaaaaattttggaaggCAAAACCAGGACAATACGTTTTCGTTTCCTTCCTACGTCCCATGTGCTTCTGGCAGTCGCATCCATTTACGGTAATGGATTCTTGCGTAAACGATGGGGAAGTGGTCATAATTttaaaagcaaaaaaggGTGTGACGAAACTAGTAAGGAAGtttgttgaaagaaaaggtgGGAAGGCTACCATGAGACTGGCCATCGAAGGACCATATGGTTCGAAATCCACTGCTCATCGCTTTGATAACATCTTACTGTTGGCAGGTGGATCAGGGCTTCCTGGCCCAATTGCCCATGCTATTGCGTTAGGGAAAACAACAGCTGCAAGTGGTACAAACTTTGTGCAGTTAGTAGTAGCAGTGAGAGGACTGGATATGCTCAACGCGTgtaaaaaagaactaatggtattgaaagatttgaatGTTCAGGTTCACATTTACAATTCTAAGCATGAGACAGCTTTTACAGAAGGAGCCTCAAAAGAACTCAAATATGGTCAAATGACAGCAGAGAAAACTCCTTCTATTGTCGACAACTCAGAGAAAGCTCTTTCTGAAAGTGAAAGCACGGAACGATCTCTTCCTGTAGATGGCGTTTCTGCTACcgattttgaatttgccACTTTTCATGCGGGAAGACCCaacattgaagaattgtTAAATAGATCCGTCAATCATCCTGGTTCTCTTGCTGTCGTATGCTGCGGTCCACCTATTTTCGTTGACACCGCTAGAAATCAAACTGCCAAAGCTGTAATCAAAAACTCATCACGCGTAATTGAATACTTAGAAGAATATCAAGCTTGGTAA
- the SMKI14G3780 gene encoding uncharacterized protein, whose amino-acid sequence MSKSIKVSSISSLASWATKPSPMLRYFQICLSVANLILALFAANTCYSVDPILRLSVAVSIISLVYLVVMNFLHVLLNFGMEISLTILWFASFVTLVSDFGFTSCSSMPGSINYYYPGPCNPASPSCPNMPRGINFDYSGSCKIAKIVIFIEAIIFILSLASTYVSYSMVLSQCREHGSSTRSIFKAGVKALRNIVQRLEASLEESESLLDLEAGQNEKDETEAIENSVASEDNSHIGSENATNNTIEASEC is encoded by the coding sequence atgtcaaaatcaataaaagTATCGAGTATCTCTTCATTAGCTTCATGGGCTACTAAGCCCTCTCCTATGTTAAGATATTTCCAAATTTGCTTATCTGTGGCTAACTTGATATTAGCACTTTTTGCTGCTAACACATGTTACTCAGTGGATCCAATCCTTAGATTGAGCGTAGCTGTTTCAATCATATCTTTGGTCTACCTTGTGGTAATGAATTTCTTACACGTTTTGTTAAATTTTGGTATGGAAATTTCTTTGACTATCCTATGGTTCGCTTCTTTCGTAACTTTGGTTTCTGATTTTGGTTTTACCTCATGCTCAAGTATGCCAGGCAGTATAAACTATTACTATCCAGGTCCTTGTAATCCTGCTTCTCCCTCATGCCCAAATATGCCACGCGGTATAAACTTTGACTATTCAGGTTCCTGTAAGATTGCTAAGattgtcattttcattgaagcCATCATATTTATACTATCCCTAGCATCTACTTATGTTTCATATTCCATGGTCCTTTCTCAATGTAGGGAACATGGGTCAAGCACCAGATCTATTTTTAAGGCTGGTGTGAAAGCGTTACGCAATATTGTACAACGGTTGGAGGCTAGCCTCGAGGAAAGTGAATCTCTTCTGGATCTCGAAGCTGggcaaaatgaaaaagatgaaacaGAGGCCATTGAAAATTCGGTTGCTAGTGAGGATAATTCTCACATCGGATCTGAAAATGCGACCAATAACACAATTGAAGCTTCTGAATGCTAA